A genomic segment from Streptomyces antibioticus encodes:
- a CDS encoding helix-turn-helix transcriptional regulator: MAGKPVRPANAIDQTRRMLSLVTYLRERPGARIEDVARAFGITEDELVSDLDVLPMCGTSFRGGDLLDIDTDGERIWWHNPAALGAEAAEPLRLAADEATALLVAARAVATLPGLRESDRQALLRATAKVETAAGEAAGASARLSVTFESEGGVFADVDRAISERRRLWIRYYSPARDELSEREIDPIRLVSVGHTYVEAWCRRSEARRTFRLDRVAEIKILDEPSAPPEIELRDLSEALVQPAAEDPEVVVEVGPGGRWVAEYYPHDSADELPEGGLRITLRTPDPASLRRLALRLGRDGRIVSPPELADSARRAAREALTAYDGMDAGERDGAAGGRHESPIERREQQR, encoded by the coding sequence GTGGCAGGCAAACCGGTCAGGCCGGCGAACGCGATCGACCAGACCCGGCGGATGCTCTCCCTGGTGACCTACCTCAGGGAACGCCCCGGCGCGCGGATCGAGGACGTGGCACGCGCCTTCGGCATCACCGAGGACGAACTGGTCTCCGACCTCGACGTGCTGCCCATGTGCGGCACCAGCTTCCGCGGCGGCGATCTGCTGGACATCGACACCGACGGCGAACGCATCTGGTGGCACAACCCGGCCGCGCTCGGCGCCGAGGCGGCCGAACCGCTGCGGCTGGCCGCCGACGAGGCGACCGCGCTGCTGGTCGCGGCCCGCGCGGTGGCGACGCTTCCGGGCCTGCGCGAGAGCGACCGGCAGGCGCTGCTGCGCGCCACCGCCAAGGTGGAGACCGCCGCGGGCGAGGCCGCCGGGGCCAGCGCCCGCCTCTCGGTGACCTTCGAGTCCGAGGGCGGGGTCTTCGCCGACGTCGACCGGGCGATCTCCGAGCGCCGCCGCCTGTGGATCCGCTACTACTCGCCCGCCCGCGACGAGCTGTCCGAGCGCGAGATCGACCCCATCCGCCTGGTCTCCGTCGGCCACACCTATGTGGAGGCGTGGTGCCGGCGCTCCGAGGCCCGGCGCACCTTCCGGCTGGACCGCGTCGCCGAGATCAAGATCCTCGACGAGCCGTCCGCGCCGCCCGAGATCGAGCTGCGGGACCTGTCGGAGGCGCTGGTGCAGCCGGCCGCCGAGGACCCCGAGGTCGTCGTGGAGGTCGGTCCCGGCGGGCGCTGGGTCGCCGAGTACTACCCGCACGACAGCGCCGATGAACTTCCCGAGGGCGGGCTGCGTATCACCCTGCGCACGCCCGACCCGGCCTCGCTCAGACGCCTCGCCCTGCGGCTCGGCCGCGACGGCCGGATCGTCTCGCCCCCGGAGCTGGCCGACAGCGCCCGCCGGGCGGCCCGCGAGGCGCTGACGGCGTACGACGGCATGGACGCGGGGGAGCGGGACGGGGCCGCCGGGGGGCGGCACGAGAGTCCGATCGAGAGGCGGGAGCAGCAGCGGTGA
- a CDS encoding helix-turn-helix transcriptional regulator has protein sequence MAIAKAERLMNLALCLLGTRRPLSKRELRESVEAYLEAGSDDSFNRMFERDKDDLRELGLVIETVESLDGEIGYLARRDSNRLPPITLDAEEAAALGLAAKVWQQARLAGAASGALQKLRAAGLPEDVDPYEAHGALEPRIPVHEAAFEPLMLALRDRRPVVFDYRKATAARPEPRLVEPWALECWRGHWYLAGFDRDRGAERVFRLSRITGKVRSRGTSFTAPVPDVVTVRETVASWAGESADRSALIRLRAGAGYPLRAKATAVRELGNGWDELEIPYGHGLDAWLVEFGPDVVVLEPAELRADVVDRLRAVAKG, from the coding sequence ATGGCCATTGCCAAGGCAGAGCGGCTGATGAACCTCGCGCTGTGTCTGCTCGGGACGCGCAGGCCGCTCAGCAAGCGGGAGCTGCGCGAGTCCGTCGAGGCGTACCTCGAGGCCGGCTCCGACGACTCGTTCAACCGCATGTTCGAGCGCGACAAGGACGATCTGCGCGAGCTGGGCCTGGTCATCGAGACCGTGGAGAGCCTCGACGGCGAGATCGGCTACCTCGCCCGCCGCGACAGCAACCGGCTGCCGCCCATCACCCTCGACGCCGAGGAGGCCGCCGCCCTGGGGCTCGCCGCCAAGGTGTGGCAGCAGGCCCGGCTCGCCGGCGCCGCCAGCGGCGCCCTCCAGAAGCTGCGCGCCGCCGGCCTGCCCGAGGACGTCGACCCCTACGAGGCGCACGGCGCGCTGGAGCCGCGGATCCCCGTGCACGAGGCGGCCTTCGAGCCGCTGATGCTGGCCTTGCGCGACCGCCGCCCCGTCGTCTTCGACTACCGCAAGGCCACCGCCGCCCGGCCCGAGCCCCGGCTCGTCGAGCCCTGGGCGCTGGAGTGCTGGCGCGGCCACTGGTACCTGGCCGGCTTCGACCGCGACCGGGGCGCCGAGCGCGTCTTCCGGCTGTCGCGGATCACCGGCAAGGTCCGCTCGCGCGGCACGAGCTTCACCGCGCCCGTCCCGGACGTCGTGACCGTCCGTGAGACCGTCGCGAGCTGGGCCGGGGAGAGCGCCGACCGCAGCGCCCTGATCCGGCTGCGCGCGGGCGCCGGTTACCCCCTGCGGGCGAAAGCCACCGCCGTCCGGGAACTCGGGAACGGCTGGGACGAGTTGGAGATTCCGTACGGACACGGGCTGGACGCCTGGCTGGTGGAGTTCGGGCCGGACGTGGTGGTGCTGGAGCCCGCCGAGCTGCGGGCGGACGTCGTGGACCGGCTGCGAGCCGTGGCCAAGGGCTGA
- a CDS encoding FKBP-type peptidyl-prolyl cis-trans isomerase, translated as MSIDKPEIDFPEGEPPADLEIKDIWEGEGAVAEAGQNVTVHYVGVAFSTGEEFDASWNRGTPFTFPLGGGRVIKGWDRGVQGMKVGGRRQLTIPAHLAYGDHSPTPAIKPGETLIFVVDLIKV; from the coding sequence GTGAGCATCGACAAGCCCGAGATCGACTTCCCCGAAGGCGAGCCCCCGGCGGACCTGGAGATCAAGGACATCTGGGAGGGCGAGGGCGCCGTCGCGGAGGCCGGGCAGAACGTCACCGTCCACTACGTGGGTGTCGCCTTCAGCACGGGCGAGGAGTTCGACGCGAGCTGGAACCGCGGCACGCCGTTCACCTTCCCGCTCGGCGGCGGCCGGGTCATCAAGGGCTGGGACCGCGGTGTGCAGGGCATGAAGGTCGGCGGACGCCGCCAGCTCACCATCCCCGCCCACCTCGCCTACGGCGACCACAGCCCCACCCCCGCGATCAAGCCCGGCGAGACGCTGATCTTCGTCGTGGACCTGATCAAGGTCTGA
- a CDS encoding FKBP-type peptidyl-prolyl cis-trans isomerase translates to MNHTMKRRLAAMLAVPALLFTAAACGSDDGNNGDTSGGVAEVSGKAGAKPEITIPKDTDPSEKTVVKTVTPGSGTAIKDSDFVRLDWTVEKWGDDQQLGGTWTDAATGDTPRRQAVEQIGKPSQQLPEKVLDAVKGKKPGSRILVQGTAGDLIGENLNTASGISADDVLIWVVDPVGGTAVDAKAEVKGEQAPPAAGMPEVEAKPQQAATITIPKGVKAPTTLKEQVLIKGDGKKVEAGQGLIAQYTGVKWEDGKKFDSSWDHGGATAFQIGTGSVVEGWDKGLVGKNVGDRVLLVIPPALGYGANPSSELAKNTLVFVVDILGTV, encoded by the coding sequence ATGAACCACACCATGAAACGACGCCTGGCCGCGATGCTGGCCGTTCCCGCCCTGCTGTTCACCGCCGCCGCGTGCGGATCGGACGACGGGAACAACGGCGACACCTCGGGAGGCGTCGCCGAGGTTTCGGGCAAGGCCGGGGCGAAGCCCGAGATCACGATTCCCAAGGACACCGACCCGTCCGAGAAGACCGTCGTCAAGACGGTCACGCCGGGCAGCGGAACGGCGATCAAGGACTCCGACTTCGTCCGGCTGGACTGGACCGTCGAGAAGTGGGGCGACGACCAGCAGCTCGGCGGCACCTGGACCGACGCGGCCACCGGTGACACGCCCCGCAGGCAGGCCGTCGAGCAGATCGGCAAGCCGAGCCAGCAGTTGCCCGAGAAGGTCCTCGACGCGGTGAAGGGGAAGAAGCCCGGCAGCCGGATCCTGGTCCAGGGCACCGCGGGCGACCTGATCGGCGAGAACCTGAACACGGCCTCCGGGATCTCCGCCGACGACGTGCTGATCTGGGTCGTCGACCCGGTCGGCGGCACCGCCGTCGACGCCAAGGCCGAGGTCAAGGGCGAGCAGGCGCCCCCGGCCGCCGGTATGCCCGAGGTCGAGGCCAAGCCGCAGCAGGCGGCCACCATCACCATCCCCAAGGGCGTCAAGGCACCCACCACGCTCAAGGAGCAGGTGCTGATCAAGGGCGACGGCAAGAAGGTCGAGGCCGGACAGGGCCTGATCGCCCAGTACACCGGGGTCAAGTGGGAGGACGGCAAGAAGTTCGACTCCTCCTGGGACCACGGCGGCGCCACCGCCTTCCAGATCGGCACCGGCTCCGTGGTGGAAGGCTGGGACAAGGGCCTGGTCGGCAAGAACGTCGGCGACCGGGTGCTGCTGGTGATCCCGCCCGCGCTCGGCTACGGCGCCAACCCCAGCAGCGAGCTGGCCAAGAACACGCTGGTCTTCGTCGTGGACATCCTCGGCACGGTCTGA
- a CDS encoding matrixin family metalloprotease: protein MRSVTTHARTAAVLGTAGLVAATALVGVTASPAEAYCRTGMTKWNSTANAKTIGANTTFPSGLRSGLSGGLAQWNRSGSALRYNAPVYTSGWQIYAWRASYSYTSLMGSAPGYAAAQRSGSTHSGGTLYLSNRFTWVNGSQDINAGKADVQTVAVHEIGHFTGLAHPWSPHCTDGTAYTDAEKKSVMTAINTGTRRSLNSDDIAGVTAIY from the coding sequence GTGCGATCTGTCACGACACATGCCCGTACGGCGGCCGTCCTCGGGACGGCGGGACTCGTCGCCGCGACCGCGCTGGTGGGAGTGACCGCCTCGCCCGCCGAGGCGTACTGCCGTACCGGCATGACGAAGTGGAACAGCACCGCCAACGCGAAGACCATCGGCGCCAACACCACGTTCCCCAGCGGGCTGAGGAGCGGGCTCAGCGGCGGGCTGGCGCAGTGGAACCGCAGCGGTTCCGCGTTGCGCTACAACGCGCCCGTCTACACCAGCGGCTGGCAGATCTACGCCTGGCGCGCGTCCTACAGCTACACCAGCCTCATGGGCAGCGCGCCCGGCTACGCCGCCGCCCAGCGGTCCGGCAGCACCCACAGCGGCGGAACGCTGTACCTGTCCAACCGGTTCACCTGGGTCAACGGCAGCCAGGACATCAACGCCGGCAAGGCGGACGTGCAGACGGTCGCCGTGCACGAGATCGGTCACTTCACCGGACTCGCCCACCCCTGGTCGCCGCACTGCACCGACGGCACGGCGTACACCGACGCCGAGAAGAAGTCCGTCATGACGGCGATCAACACCGGTACCCGGCGCTCGCTGAACAGCGACGACATCGCCGGCGTCACGGCCATCTACTGA
- the pafA gene encoding Pup--protein ligase, which yields MDRRIFGLENEYGVTCTFRGQRRLSPDEVARYLFRRVVSWGRSSNVFLRNGARLYLDVGSHPEYATPECDNVTELVTHDKAGERILEGLLVDAERRLHEEGIAGDVYLFKNNTDSAGNSYGCHENYLVARHGEFSRLADILIPFLVTRQLLCGAGKVLQTPRGAVYCVSQRAEHIWEGVSSATTRSRPIINTRDEPHADAERYRRLHVIVGDSNMSETTMLLKVGATDLVLRMIEAGTVMRDLTLENPIRAIREVSHDITGRRKVRLASGREASALEVQREYYEKAVDFVERRGIRTGTVDQVLELWGRTLDAIEAEDLDRIGTEIDWVMKYKLIERYRAKHNMTMSHPRVAQIDLAYHDIHRRRGLYYLLERKGQATRICNDLKIFEGKSVPPQTTRARLRGDFIRRAQEQRRDFTVDWVHLKLNDQAQRTVLCKDPFRSVDDRVEKLIAGM from the coding sequence ATGGACCGCCGCATTTTCGGGCTGGAGAACGAGTACGGCGTCACGTGCACGTTCAGGGGACAGCGCCGCCTGTCGCCTGACGAGGTGGCGCGGTACCTCTTCCGCCGTGTCGTGTCATGGGGCCGTAGCAGCAATGTCTTTCTGCGGAACGGCGCCCGCCTGTATCTCGACGTGGGTTCGCATCCGGAATACGCGACACCGGAATGTGACAATGTGACCGAACTGGTCACCCACGACAAGGCCGGCGAGCGCATTCTCGAAGGACTCCTGGTGGACGCGGAACGACGCCTGCACGAGGAAGGAATCGCGGGCGACGTCTACCTCTTCAAGAACAACACCGACTCGGCGGGCAACTCTTATGGTTGCCACGAGAACTACCTGGTGGCCCGGCACGGGGAGTTCTCCCGGCTCGCGGACATCCTGATCCCGTTCCTGGTGACCCGGCAGCTTCTGTGCGGCGCGGGCAAGGTGCTCCAGACGCCTCGTGGGGCCGTCTACTGCGTCAGCCAGCGCGCCGAGCACATCTGGGAGGGCGTCTCCTCGGCGACGACCCGCTCGCGACCCATCATCAACACCCGTGACGAGCCGCACGCGGACGCCGAGCGGTACCGGCGGCTGCATGTCATCGTCGGGGACTCGAACATGTCCGAGACGACCATGCTGCTCAAGGTCGGTGCGACCGATCTGGTGCTGCGCATGATCGAGGCGGGCACGGTGATGCGTGATCTGACGCTGGAGAACCCGATCCGGGCGATCCGTGAGGTCAGCCATGACATCACGGGCCGGCGCAAGGTGCGGCTGGCCAGTGGCCGTGAGGCGTCGGCGCTGGAGGTGCAGCGCGAGTACTACGAGAAGGCCGTGGACTTCGTGGAGCGCCGCGGGATCCGTACGGGGACGGTCGATCAGGTCCTGGAGCTGTGGGGCCGGACGCTGGACGCGATCGAGGCGGAGGATCTCGACCGGATCGGCACCGAGATCGACTGGGTGATGAAGTACAAGCTCATCGAGCGGTACCGGGCCAAGCACAACATGACGATGTCGCATCCGCGGGTGGCGCAGATAGACCTCGCCTACCACGACATCCACCGTCGTCGTGGCTTGTACTACCTGCTGGAGCGCAAGGGGCAGGCGACCCGGATCTGCAACGACCTGAAGATCTTCGAGGGCAAGTCGGTGCCCCCGCAGACGACGCGGGCGCGGTTGCGCGGGGACTTCATCCGCCGGGCGCAGGAGCAGCGCCGGGACTTCACGGTGGACTGGGTGCATCTGAAGCTCAACGACCAGGCGCAGCGCACCGTGTTGTGCAAGGACCCGTTCCGTTCGGTGGACGACCGGGTGGAGAAGCTGATCGCCGGTATGTGA
- a CDS encoding MFS transporter → MAAGFAGYGEILRARHAARLLGGTLVGRLPNATSAIAIMLFVRAEGGTYSLGGALVAVYGVANAVGQPLLGRLVDLCGQPRVQLPAAVVSALAMAVFAFTGLDPLLLAYAAVGAAGLFTPPLEGGLRALWPSVLRREDQVHTAYSMDAVAQEVMFTVGPLLVTLCVALGSERAALLVLNGVGVLGALSVVVSAPSRAWRSAPREAHWLGALRSPGLLVLLGALLWVGIAMGSITVAAVPYADAHGGDVVYGWLMAALGLGALLGGVGYGARRWSGAPERRLRVLVAFLAVCYLPLTLMPGAVAMVVLAVLAGVFLAPVLACAFVIVDRHAPRGTVTEAFSWLVTMFTVGASVGTALAGPVVEAGGARWGFALPGAAGAVALVVLLVTGRVLGVPVESGVVAASSENDPNRAVEPRFSSGDRA, encoded by the coding sequence GTGGCCGCTGGTTTCGCGGGGTACGGGGAGATCCTGAGGGCGCGGCATGCCGCGCGGCTGCTGGGCGGGACGCTGGTGGGCCGGCTGCCGAACGCGACGTCGGCGATCGCGATCATGCTGTTCGTGCGGGCCGAGGGCGGTACGTACAGCCTGGGCGGGGCGCTGGTGGCGGTGTACGGCGTGGCGAACGCGGTGGGGCAGCCGTTGCTGGGCCGGCTGGTGGATCTGTGCGGGCAGCCGCGGGTGCAGTTGCCGGCGGCGGTGGTGTCGGCGCTGGCGATGGCGGTGTTCGCGTTCACGGGGCTGGATCCGCTGCTGCTGGCGTATGCGGCGGTGGGGGCGGCGGGGTTGTTCACGCCGCCGTTGGAGGGCGGTCTGCGGGCGTTGTGGCCGTCGGTGCTGCGCCGGGAGGATCAGGTGCACACGGCGTATTCGATGGACGCGGTGGCGCAGGAGGTCATGTTCACGGTGGGGCCGCTGCTGGTGACGTTGTGCGTGGCGCTGGGGTCGGAGCGGGCGGCGTTGCTGGTGCTGAACGGGGTGGGGGTGCTGGGGGCGTTGTCGGTGGTGGTGTCGGCGCCGTCGCGGGCGTGGCGGTCGGCGCCGCGGGAGGCGCACTGGCTGGGGGCGTTGCGGTCGCCGGGGTTGCTGGTGCTGTTGGGTGCGTTGCTGTGGGTGGGGATCGCGATGGGGTCGATCACGGTGGCTGCGGTGCCGTACGCGGACGCTCATGGCGGTGATGTGGTGTACGGCTGGCTGATGGCGGCGCTGGGTCTGGGCGCGCTGCTGGGCGGTGTGGGGTACGGGGCGCGGCGGTGGAGCGGGGCGCCGGAGCGGCGGCTGCGGGTGCTGGTGGCGTTTCTGGCGGTGTGTTATCTGCCGTTGACGCTGATGCCGGGTGCGGTGGCGATGGTGGTGTTGGCGGTGCTGGCGGGGGTGTTCCTGGCGCCGGTGCTGGCGTGTGCGTTCGTGATCGTGGACCGGCACGCTCCGCGGGGGACGGTGACGGAGGCGTTCTCGTGGCTGGTGACGATGTTCACGGTGGGGGCGTCGGTCGGGACCGCTCTGGCGGGTCCGGTGGTCGAGGCGGGCGGGGCGCGGTGGGGGTTCGCTCTGCCGGGTGCCGCGGGTGCGGTGGCTTTGGTGGTTTTGCTGGTCACGGGCAGGGTACTGGGGGTGCCCGTGGAAAGCGGGGTCGTTGCGGCTTCATCGGAAAATGATCCAAACCGTGCTGTCGAACCCCGTTTCAGTTCAGGGGATCGGGCGTAA
- a CDS encoding LacI family DNA-binding transcriptional regulator: MARGTRPTSRDVAQAAGVSQAAVSLVLGDKWRGRVSETTAQRVRDAARDLGYRPNLAARNLRLGHTRTVLLVVPALTTEFFAGVYTGAARVAAAHGFGVVLYPSPEGVGPARDPFASAQAALDGVIASSMAADALTAIRGDQLPLVMLDSDPTGSLGAATVNLDITDGIRQITDHLLGLGHRHFLHLAADIPSWTFHVRAHELARRLTAVPGTTLRTAPAAITIDDARRAAETALTTPGPRPTAIVCDDDKLAAGAYKALRRLGLRVPDDLSVTGLDDLALATALDPELTTVRLDAEQFGERGMHALLAVLDGREPDAGDIPVELVVRGSTAPPSAP, from the coding sequence GTGGCCCGAGGCACCCGACCCACCAGCCGCGACGTCGCCCAGGCCGCCGGCGTCTCCCAGGCCGCCGTCTCCCTCGTCCTCGGCGACAAATGGCGCGGCCGCGTCTCCGAGACCACCGCACAACGCGTCCGCGACGCCGCCCGCGACCTCGGCTACCGCCCCAACCTCGCCGCCCGCAACCTCCGCCTCGGCCACACCCGCACCGTCCTCCTCGTCGTCCCCGCCCTCACCACCGAATTCTTCGCCGGCGTCTACACCGGCGCCGCCCGCGTCGCCGCCGCCCACGGCTTCGGCGTCGTCCTCTACCCCTCCCCCGAAGGCGTCGGCCCCGCCCGCGACCCCTTCGCCTCCGCCCAGGCCGCCCTCGACGGCGTCATCGCCTCCTCCATGGCCGCCGACGCCCTCACCGCCATCCGCGGCGACCAGCTCCCCCTCGTCATGCTCGACAGCGACCCCACCGGCAGCCTCGGCGCCGCCACCGTCAACCTCGACATCACCGACGGCATCCGCCAGATCACCGACCACCTCCTCGGCCTCGGCCACCGCCACTTCCTCCACCTCGCCGCCGACATCCCCTCCTGGACCTTCCACGTCCGCGCCCACGAACTCGCCCGCCGCCTCACCGCCGTCCCCGGCACCACCCTGCGCACCGCCCCCGCCGCCATCACCATCGACGACGCCCGACGCGCCGCCGAAACCGCCCTCACCACACCGGGACCCCGCCCCACCGCCATCGTCTGCGACGACGACAAACTCGCCGCCGGCGCCTACAAAGCCCTCCGCCGCCTCGGCCTGCGCGTCCCCGACGACCTCTCCGTCACCGGCCTCGACGACCTCGCCCTCGCCACCGCCCTCGACCCCGAACTCACCACCGTCCGACTCGACGCCGAACAATTCGGCGAACGCGGCATGCACGCCCTCCTCGCCGTCCTGGACGGCCGCGAACCCGACGCCGGAGACATCCCCGTCGAACTCGTCGTCCGAGGCTCCACAGCCCCGCCCAGCGCCCCCTGA